One genomic window of Corynebacterium massiliense DSM 45435 includes the following:
- a CDS encoding quinone-dependent dihydroorotate dehydrogenase — protein MTQHHVSADNPTSLPGRAFDAAYQLALKGMFTIDPERIHTWMTAALRGFSAATPLNRAVNRIVPVNDDSLAQTVFGVHFPRPLGLAAGFDKNAAAADAWGPVGFGYAELGTVTAYGQPGNPQPRLFRLPADKALLNRMGFNNHGAMAAAKNLRARHSDDVIGINIGKTKKTPLDEAVDDYRRSASLLGGLADYLVVNVSSPNTPGLRDLQAVESLRPIMQAVTESTDTPVLVKIAPDLSDPDIDAVADLAGEMGLSGIVATNTTISREGLTTPASRVAEMGAGGVSGAPLTERSTEVLRRLYERVGEDLVLIGAGGISTPQQAWERIAAGASLLQAYTAFIYGGPGWIHRVHRGIATQLKAHGLENISEAVGSGLEWKAVER, from the coding sequence ATGACGCAGCACCACGTTTCCGCGGATAACCCCACCTCGCTTCCGGGCCGTGCCTTCGACGCGGCGTACCAGCTGGCGCTCAAAGGCATGTTCACCATCGACCCGGAGCGCATCCACACGTGGATGACCGCGGCGCTGCGCGGGTTCAGTGCGGCCACCCCGCTTAACCGCGCGGTCAACCGAATCGTGCCGGTCAACGACGATTCCCTGGCCCAGACCGTCTTCGGCGTCCACTTCCCGCGCCCGCTCGGGTTGGCTGCCGGGTTCGACAAAAACGCCGCGGCTGCCGATGCCTGGGGGCCGGTCGGTTTCGGCTACGCCGAGCTGGGCACCGTCACCGCATACGGCCAGCCGGGCAACCCGCAGCCGCGCCTTTTCCGCCTGCCGGCCGATAAGGCGCTGCTCAACCGCATGGGCTTCAACAACCACGGAGCTATGGCGGCGGCCAAAAACCTCCGGGCGCGCCACTCCGATGACGTCATCGGCATCAACATCGGAAAGACGAAAAAGACCCCGCTCGACGAAGCAGTCGATGACTACCGCCGCTCGGCCTCCCTGTTGGGCGGGCTGGCGGATTATCTCGTCGTCAACGTCTCCTCCCCCAACACGCCGGGGCTGCGCGACCTGCAGGCCGTCGAGTCTCTGCGCCCCATCATGCAGGCGGTCACCGAGTCCACCGATACCCCGGTGCTGGTGAAGATCGCGCCTGATCTTTCGGATCCGGATATTGACGCGGTTGCGGATCTGGCCGGCGAGATGGGCCTGTCCGGCATTGTGGCCACCAACACGACCATTTCCCGCGAGGGGCTCACTACGCCCGCGTCGCGCGTGGCAGAGATGGGCGCTGGCGGCGTGTCGGGCGCGCCGCTGACCGAGCGCTCCACGGAAGTACTCCGCCGGCTGTACGAGCGCGTGGGCGAAGACTTGGTCCTCATCGGCGCCGGCGGCATCTCCACGCCGCAGCAGGCCTGGGAGCGCATTGCAGCGGGTGCTTCCCTGCTGCAGGCCTACACCGCGTTCATCTACGGCGGCCCGGGGTGGATCCACCGAGTGCACCGGGGCATCGCCACACAGCTGAAAGCCCACGGCCTCGAAAACATTTCTGAAGCCGTGG